DNA sequence from the Labilithrix sp. genome:
AGCGGCCACTTGATCCCGTTCTCGTCGTTGTTCTGCTCGATCGAGGTCGCGACGAGGCGCGAGACGCCGATGCCGTAGCAGCCCATCACGATCGTCTGCTTCTCCTGCTTGTCGTCGGAGAACTGCGCGCCCATCTCCTGGGAGTACTTCGTCCCGAGGACGAAGATGTGGCCGCCCTCGATCCCCTTGTACGTCTTGAGCGTGCCGCCCTCGCACGCGGGGCAGCCGTCGCCGTCGGTCGCGAGGCGGATGTCGTGCACGTCGCCGTCCCAGTCGCGGCCGCGGTTCACGCCGGTGAAGTGCTGGTCGGTCTCGTTCGCGCCGGTCGCGGCGTTCTTCACCGCCGCCGCCGCGCGATCGACGACGATCTTGCCCTTGAAGCCGACGGGACCGGCGAAGCCCACCGCCGCGCCGGTCGCCTTCTGCACGTCGGCGTCGGTCGCCATGTGGACCTCGGTGACGCCGAGCGCGCGCGCGAGGCGGATCTCGTTCACGTCGTGATCGCCGCGGACGATCGCGAGGACGACCTCCTTGCCCGCGGTGTACACGAGCGACTTGAGGAACTTGGTCTTGTCCTTCTTCAGGAACTTCGAGACGTCCTCGATCGTGCCGACCTTCGGCGTGTGCACCTTCGCGCGCTCCTCGGGCGCCTCGTCCGCGGCCGCCTCCGCCGGCGCCTTCACCGTCGCGATCTCGACGTTCGCGGCGTAGTCGCAGCTCGAGCACGCGACGATCGCGTCCTCGCCCGAGTCGGCGAGGACCTGGAACTCGGCGCTCTTGATGCCGCCGATCGCGCCGGGGTCCGCCGCGACGAGGCGGTAGACGAGGCCGAGGCGATCGAAGATGCGCCGGTAGGTCGCCTCCATGACGTCGTAGCTCGCCTTCGCCGCGTCCTCGCTCACGTCGAAGGAGTACGCGTCCTTCATGAGGAACTCGCGGCAGCGGAGGAGCCCGCCGCGCGGGCGCGGCTCGTCGCGGTACTTCGACTGGATCTGGTAGAGGTTCAGCGGCATGTCGCGGAAGCTCTTGATCTCGCGGCGCGCGATGTCGGTGACGATCTCCTCGTGGGTGGGGCCGAGGTGGAGCTCGGCGCCCTTGCGGTCCTTGAGGCGGAAGAGCGTCGGGCCGTAGAGCTCGTAGCGGCCGGTCTCCTTGAAGAGCTCCGCCGGGAGCACCGCCGGCATCAGGATCTCCTGCGCGCCGGAGCGGTTCATCTCCTCGCGGACGATGTTCTCGATCTTCTTGAGCACGCGGAGGCCGAGCGGGAGGTAGTCGTAGAGCCCGGCCCCGACCTTGCGGATGTACCCACCGCGCATGAGCATGGTGTGGCTCACGTTGGCGGCGTCGGACGGCGCCTCCTTGGTGGTGCGGATGAGAGCGCGTGAATAGAGCATTCCGCGCGCAGATCTAGCACGCCGCCTCACTTGGCGGCGACGTTCGTCCACGCCGGCGCGTCGGCCTTCATCGTCGTGAGCCAGTCGCCGAGCGCGGTCGTGCCGCTCTCGAGGTCGAGCGGCTCGTCGAGCATCGTGTGCTCGGTGCCGGGGACGATGAAGAAGCGGAAGTTGACGAGCGGCGCGAGGCGCGTCTCCGCCATGCCGCGGAGGCGCGACGCGAAGAGCGGCTGCGGCGTGACGAAGAAGAGGCTGATCGTCTTGTCCTGATCGAACGACGTGAACGCCATCCGCGACGACGGGTACTTCTTCGCGTAGTGCGCCGGGATCGCGGCGAGGTTCTCCTTGCAGCCCGCGCAGTCGGGCGGGAGCGCGGCGTCGAGGTTCCACGCGCTCCGCCACGCGCCGAGGAGCGGGATGTGGCCGCTCTCGAACGGCGGCCCCGAGTCGTCGACGAGGTCGACGCGCGTCGCGCCGAACGCGTCCTGCACGCGCCAGTAGTTGATCGCCGCGCCGAAGCCGCCCGCGCTCACGCCCGCGAGCGTGACGCGGCTCGCGCCCGCGAACGCGGGCACGACCTTGCCCAGCATCGCCTCGACGTTCTTGCGCCCGGAGAAGTGCATCGTGCGGCGAGGGAGGAAGAACTCCTTCGTCGCGTCGCCGGCGTGCACGTCGCCGGTGCAGTACGGGACCGCGACGAAGCTCGAGTCCTTGAACGGGTTGTTCGCCGCGGCGCGATCGAAGATGCCGCGCGCGAGCTTCTCCTTCACGTCCGCCTCGAAGTCGTCGCGCTGGTAGCCGTCCTTCACGTTCTTCGCCGCGCCGGCGTTGCACGTGAGCTCGTCCCAGCAACCGCCGCCGCCCATCAGGAAGATGACGAGATCGCCGCCCGCGCCTCCCGCGCCTCCCGCGCCGAGGTTCACGCCGATGCCGGTCGCCTCGCCGTTGCCGCACTTCGACTCGGGGACCTCGAGCCACGTCCACTTGCCGACCTCGCCGCCGAGCGGGGGCGCGCCCGCGCCGACGTCCGGCGGAGCCTCGCCCGGAGGCGCCGGCGAGTCGGACGGAGCGCCGGGCTCGGAGGGCGGCGTCGCGGCGGCCGGAGTGTCCACCGTCGGCGCGTCGGGCGCGAGGAGGGTGTCCGACGACGACCCGCTGCAGGCGGCGACGAGGGACGCGACGGCGGCGACGAGGGCGCGGCGGAGCATGGTCCGAGCCACTGCACGACCGAGACCAGCGCAAATCACCGCAATTTACGGCGATTCGTGGGCCGCGGGTCACGGTCGTGACCGGTCAGGGCGCGGGGAACATCTCGCGCGCGGCGAGGCTCGGCGGGATCGTGCCGCGCGCGAGGAGGTCGCCGTGGAACCGTTCGAGCGAGAAGCTCGCGCCGCCCTGCTCGCGCGCGCGCCGCCGCAGCTCGAGGATCTTCTCGCGGCCGACGATGTACGCGCTCGGCTGGGTGGGGTCCTCGGTGTAGCGCCGCGCCTCCGAGATCGCGAGCGGGCGCTCGAGGTGGACCTCGTCGGTCAGCACCTTCACCGCCTGCTCGAACGTCATGCCGCCGACGTGGAGACCGACGTCGATGACCACGCGCGCCGCGCGGACGAGCGCCCACTGGAGCTGGATGAGCCGCTGCTCGTCGTCGTAGTAGCCGAGCTCCGCCATCAGCTCCTCGGCGTAGAGCGCCCAGCCCTCGCTCATGATCGCGTGATCGAAGACGCGCCGCGCGCGCGACGGGCTCCTCCGCGCGAACGAGAGCTGCAAGTGGTGGCCGGGATAGGCCTCGTGCACGACCGTGTCGACGATGTCGGCGTAGTCGTTCTCGCGCAGCATCGCCTCTTGCCGCGCCGGCGAGTCGTTCTTGTCGATCGGCGTGACGAAGAAGAAGCCCTTGCTCGACCGGTCATCGAACGCGGGCGGCGCGTCGTAGGCCGCGGTCAGCGTCGCGCGCATGAAGGCCGGCGTCTCGATGACGGAGAGATCGTCGTCGGGCGGGAACGGCACCGCCGCGTTCGCGACGAGGAAGTCGCGCGCGCGCTTGACCTCCTTCTGGTACGTCGCGACGAGGTCGTCCGCGGTCGGGTGCTTGCCCTTGATCTTCGCGGTGACGGCGGGCCAGCCGGGCGCGCCGGGATCGATCTTCTTCGCGAGCTCCGTCATCCGGTCGTTCGTCTCCGCGAAGACGCGCTTGCCGATCGCGAGGACGGCGTCGGCGTCCTCCTCGAGGAACGCGTCGTTCGCGAGGAGGTATTCGTAGAGCTCCCGCCCCGCGGCGAAGCGGCCGTTCGACGACTTCATCACGTCGCTCCGGAGGTAGCGCGCGTAGTCCTCGTACGCCGCGAGCGCGGCCTTGAGCGCGGAGTCGGCTCGCGCGTCGCCGGGGAGCGCGGCGGAGAGGAAGGGCCGCTGCTGCTCGAGGAAGGCCTTCGCGCCGCTCGCCTTCTCGATCGCGATCTCGGTCCACACCTTCGGCGGGTTGAGGAGGTTGTCCTTCGCGAGCGCGATCGTCTTCGGGACCTTCTCGAGGCGCGCGACGACGTCCTTCGCGCGCTCGGGCGCGGGCGCGAAATCGCGCGCGACGAGCTGGAACACCGCGTCGAGCGGCTCGACGTAGACCTGCGGGCGTCGCTGGAGCGGGCGGTCGACGCGGCGGACGCGGACGTCGACGCGCAGCGCGCCGAGGAGGAGCGCGAGATCGGTCTTCGCCGCGACCGACGCGCGCGGCGACGCGAACCGCCGCTCGAGCGACTCGAGCATCTCCTGCTCGCGCGCGGTCGCCTGATCGTGCCCCGCGATCGATCGATCGTCGAGCTCGCCGTCGCGCCGGTGGAGGCCGAGCGCCGTCGCCGCCTCGGGGTGCACGTCGACGAAGAGATCGAGGTACGCCTCCGTCGCCTTCGCGATCTCGGCGTCGTCGGGGAACGGATCCGGCGCCGGCGGCGGCGCGGCGGCGTCCGGGACCGAGGTGGGCGGAGCCGGGAGCGACTTGTTAATAGAGAGAGGCGCCGCCGGCGCGCACGCGGCCAGCGCGACGAGCGCGATGCGAACGACTTTGCGCACGGCTGCAACATGCTACAGCGCGATCCGCGCTCGGCGGCGGCGCGTAGGGTGGAGGTCCGGGAAAAAATGCCGTGGCGCGACGGTTTCTCTGCTTGATCTGCGCCGATTTGCCTTCGATGCTGTCGGTGCCCGATGCTCGCGGGCGGCGTACGGGGGTCGTGCGCTCTGGGAGGACGCGACGAGATGAGTGATCCGCAGCAGCAGCACGACGCCTCGGCGCTCGAGTCCGGCTACACCGCCGGGCATCGGACGTACGAGCTCTGCGGGATCGTGCTCGCCTGCACGCTGACGGGATGGCTCTGCGTCCGGATCGCGCAGAGCCCCTCGCTCTCGGGCTGGTGGATGCCGCTCGCGGGCCTCGTCGGCATCCTCCTCGCCGACTTCACGTCCGGCTTCGTCCACTGGCTCTTCGACACGTGGGGCGGCGTCGACACGCCGGTCGTCGGCAAGCTCGCGATCCGCACGTTCCGTCACCACCACGTCGATCAGAAGGCGATCACGCGCCACGACTTCATCGAGACGAACGGGCACAACATCTCGCTCACCGTCATCTACAGCGTCGTCGGCCTCTACGTCTTCCGCAGCGGCAAGGAGATCACGCTCGTCGACGTGTTCATCGGCCAGTTCCTCGTCTGCGCGACGTTCTTCACCGGGTTCACGAGCCAGATCCACAAGTGGGCGCACGAGGACAAGCCGGCGAAGGTCGTCGCGCTCCTCCAGCGCGCGCGGCTGATCCTCGCGCCGGAGCACCACTCGGTGCACCACTCGGCGCCGTACAACCGCAACTACTGCATCACGGTCGGCTGGCTCAACGGGCCGCTCCGCGCGATCCGCTTCTTCGAGACGCTCGAGCGGACGATCACCGCGGTCACGGGCGCGATCCCGCGCGAGGACGACATCGGGCTCGACGCGGCGGTGGCGGTCGCGGTCGAGGAGGGCTCCACCGCGGAGCCCGAGCCCGCGAAGCTCACGACGCGGGAATGACGAGCTCGAGGCTCGGCTCTTCGATCTGGCACTGATCGGCCGAGCACACGCTCATCTTGTAGGTCCCCGCGACCTTGGTCTTGCCCGCCGCCGCGGGCTTGAAGCGCACCGTCATCGTCGCGGTCTTCTCGCCGTCCGCGACGAAGTCGCCCGCGTCCTTCGTGAACTTCGTCTTGTCCGGCTTGCCGAGGAACTCCACGCCCGGCGCCTCCGCCGCGAGGAAGCGGTATGGGTAGTCCTTGTTCACGTGGAAGTCGCCCTCGACCGCGAGCTTGATCGTGAGCGTGCACTCCGCCCCCGCCTTGCAGCCGGAGGAGGCGAGGTCGAGCGCGAAGTGATCGCCGGCGACGCGCTTCGTCGCGCCGTCGGGCGTGTCGACCTGCGGCTCGACCTTGAGCGCGTTCACCGCCGGCGCCGTCACCGGCGTGGGCGCGGGGCTCTTCGTGTCGGACGCGGGCTTGGTCTCCTTGCTGCAGGCGACGAGGGCGAGGGCGAGAACGGCGGCGGTGCGCATGGCGTTCATCTTTATAGCTCCTAGAGCGAGGCGTGGCAGATGGCTCCGAGCGTCTCGCGGAGGTAGCGCACCGCGAGCTGCACGGTCTTGTCGTCTTCCTTGAGCGGGGGCGCGACCTCCATCACGTCGCCGCCGATGAGGCCGACCTCGCTGCCGAGGCGGCGGATCAGCTCGACGACGAAGTCGGGCTCGAGCCCGCCCGGCTCCGGCGTGCCGGTGGCGTCGGCCCACTTCGCGTCGGTGCCGTCGATGTCGTTCGAGAAGTACACGCCGGAGACCTTCTTCTCTTTCAGGTGGGCGACGAGGCGATCGAGAGAACCCGCCGGGTCGCGCAAACATTCCTCCGCCCAGAACTGCCGCACGCCGAGGCCGGACTCCCAGTGGCCGCGGTCGTGCCGCGACGCGCGGGTGCCGACCTGCACGAGGCGGCCGTCGCGCCCGAAGATCTCGTTGATGTGCCACGACCACGTCGCGAAGCAGATCTTGATCCCGAGCCGATGCTCGAGGAGATCGGTGTGCGCGTCGGGCTGCACGACGCCCCAGCGGTCCTTGCGCGCGCGAGAGAGGGCGGACACGGCGGGCCAGGCGGTGGAGTGATCGCCGCCGAGGATCACCGGCGCGACGTTCGGGTTCAGCGAAAATACGAGGTCGAGCGCGCGCTCGGCGATCGAGAGCGGCGAGACCGGGAGCGCTTCGCTCACGTTCGGGTAGAGCGCGGCGCGCGTGGCGGCCTTCTGTCCCTCCGAGAGCATCTCGTCGTGGAGGAGCTGCGGGACGACGAACACGTCGCCGACGTCGACGACGCCGAGCTCGTCGGCGCGATCGGGGAGCTCTGGCAGCGCGTCGAGGAGCGCGCTCCGCATCGCCTGCGGCCCGAGGTTCGCGCCGCGGCGGAAGCCGGCGCCCACGTCGGAGGGGATGCCGAGCACGATCGCGCGCGCGGTGGCGATCCGCGCGAGGTTGTCGCGGAAGCGCGCGTCGACCTCGGCCGCGGACCCGGCGCGGTAGAGGCGCCTCTGCATCGCCTCCTGCTCTGCGCGCCCGGTGGAGACGAGGTAGAGCCCACCCCCGGCGGGCCGAAGCAGCAGCGCGAGCTCCTCGAGCGGCGTCACGCCGTCACCGTAGCACTACCGCTCTATCTTCACTTCTTCGTAGTCGTTCGGATTGAGGCCGAGCGCGCGGAGCTTCTCGAGGTCCGTCGTCGTGTCGCCGCCGACGTAGGTGTGGTTGTTCTTGTTGAAGAAGTAGCGGTCGTAGCTCCCGTCGACCTGGTAGGTCTTGCCGCTCGCGTCGACGACGGTGCGCTCCTCGTTGATGTAGTTCAGGAACGCGCGGTGCTGCGCGTCGCTCGACGCCATCCGCGCGTTGTACGCCGCCATGTTCGCGTCGGCCTGCGCGTGGATCGCCGACATCCGCGCCTGATGCCGCTGCGCGCTCGCCTGGAGCGCGGCCATGTTCTGCTGATGCTGCGCCTGGAGCTGGCGCCCGAACGCGTCGATCTGCGCCATCTGCGCCTGATGCTTGCGCGCCTGCTCCGCCTGCCACGCCGGGTTCATGCGATGCGTGCGGCTCATCGCGTCGAGCATCGGGAGGTACGGCTTCGGGTCCCCCGCCGCCGCGATGCCCGACACGGTCGCGATCCAGAACGGACCGCTGTCGACCGTGCTCCCGAGGACGAGGCCGCGCATCGGCTTGCCTTGATCGGTGTACCGGAACGCGACCCGCGCCGCGGTCGGGACCATCTTCACCCCCGCCTCGACGAATTGCTGCGCCGACCTCGCCTCCGCCTCGGCGTCGGGCGCCGTCTCTTCGAGCGCGAAGCCCGGGAGCGCGCCGAACTTCTTCTTCACGTAATCCGGGAAATACGTGGTCGCCCGCACGAACGGCTCGATCTTCATGCGCGGGTTGAACCGCTGCATCTCGCGGTGGACCGGCGTCGCGTGGGCCGGGCTCCAGTACTGCGGGAGGCCGGGGTCGCCGAAGTAGAGGAGGACGCTCCCGTCGGGGCTGATCGCGGTCGCGACCATCGAGTGGACGTCGAACACGCGCGCGGAGTAGGCGCGGTTCTGCCAGCCCTTCGGCATGCCGAGGGTGAACGCGTCCTCGACCGGATCCTTCACCGTCTCGAGCTCGGTCGTCGGCGGCGTCGTGGCCGGCGCGGCCGAGGCAGAAGCAGAAGCAGACACGGCGGGCGTGGCCTTTCCGCCCTCCGTGCGCTTGCAGCACACGAGCACGGCGAGCGCCGCGACCAAGGAGATCCGTGAAAGCGAGAGCACGGGGGACCGCGCGATAGTAGCCTTCATTCATGCTCCGCATCGCGTCGATCCTCGCGATCTCGCTCGCGCTCGCCGGGTGCGGCGAGAAGCCCGTCACGTGCAAGGAGTTCGACACGGAGTCGCGCGGTCGCGCGAGCGTCACGACCTTCGCCAAGCCCGTGAACGGAAAGGTCTGGTCGCAGTGCTCCGACGGCAAGGTGCGGAAGGTCACCTGCACGCCGGGCCACCTCAGCGCGTGGAAGTGCCTCTGCAACGTCGACGGCCAGGACAAGGTCGAGGCGCGCCGCGACAAGGACGTCGCCGACGATCGCGCCGCCGCCACGACCGAGGCGAACGCGATGTGCGAGTGGAAGATCCAGTAGCTACGCCCTCGCCGCTTCCCGGATGTCGGGGACCTCGAGGACGGTCTTCGGGTAGCCGCGCTGCACGCAGTGGATCATCGCGCGGCCGACGTCGGCGACCGTGCTCACGCTGCGCGGCGCGACGACGTCGAGCACAGGGTAGAGCGCGCCGAGCACGCGGTAGAGCGCCTTCACCTTCCCCTGATCGGGATCGGGCTTCATGATGCCGGGGCGGAAGTTGTAGACCGCCTCGAACGGGAGGCGCGCGAGCGCGTTCTCCGCCCTCCCCTTCACGCGCGCCCACATCACGCGCCCCTCCTCGCTCCCGTCGGTGCTCATGCCGGAGACGTGGCAGAGCACCATCTGCGGGTTCAACGCGAGGACCGTCTCCGCGAAG
Encoded proteins:
- a CDS encoding DUF885 domain-containing protein, yielding MRKVVRIALVALAACAPAAPLSINKSLPAPPTSVPDAAAPPPAPDPFPDDAEIAKATEAYLDLFVDVHPEAATALGLHRRDGELDDRSIAGHDQATAREQEMLESLERRFASPRASVAAKTDLALLLGALRVDVRVRRVDRPLQRRPQVYVEPLDAVFQLVARDFAPAPERAKDVVARLEKVPKTIALAKDNLLNPPKVWTEIAIEKASGAKAFLEQQRPFLSAALPGDARADSALKAALAAYEDYARYLRSDVMKSSNGRFAAGRELYEYLLANDAFLEEDADAVLAIGKRVFAETNDRMTELAKKIDPGAPGWPAVTAKIKGKHPTADDLVATYQKEVKRARDFLVANAAVPFPPDDDLSVIETPAFMRATLTAAYDAPPAFDDRSSKGFFFVTPIDKNDSPARQEAMLRENDYADIVDTVVHEAYPGHHLQLSFARRSPSRARRVFDHAIMSEGWALYAEELMAELGYYDDEQRLIQLQWALVRAARVVIDVGLHVGGMTFEQAVKVLTDEVHLERPLAISEARRYTEDPTQPSAYIVGREKILELRRRAREQGGASFSLERFHGDLLARGTIPPSLAAREMFPAP
- a CDS encoding fatty acid desaturase family protein, which produces MSDPQQQHDASALESGYTAGHRTYELCGIVLACTLTGWLCVRIAQSPSLSGWWMPLAGLVGILLADFTSGFVHWLFDTWGGVDTPVVGKLAIRTFRHHHVDQKAITRHDFIETNGHNISLTVIYSVVGLYVFRSGKEITLVDVFIGQFLVCATFFTGFTSQIHKWAHEDKPAKVVALLQRARLILAPEHHSVHHSAPYNRNYCITVGWLNGPLRAIRFFETLERTITAVTGAIPREDDIGLDAAVAVAVEEGSTAEPEPAKLTTRE
- a CDS encoding proline--tRNA ligase produces the protein MLYSRALIRTTKEAPSDAANVSHTMLMRGGYIRKVGAGLYDYLPLGLRVLKKIENIVREEMNRSGAQEILMPAVLPAELFKETGRYELYGPTLFRLKDRKGAELHLGPTHEEIVTDIARREIKSFRDMPLNLYQIQSKYRDEPRPRGGLLRCREFLMKDAYSFDVSEDAAKASYDVMEATYRRIFDRLGLVYRLVAADPGAIGGIKSAEFQVLADSGEDAIVACSSCDYAANVEIATVKAPAEAAADEAPEERAKVHTPKVGTIEDVSKFLKKDKTKFLKSLVYTAGKEVVLAIVRGDHDVNEIRLARALGVTEVHMATDADVQKATGAAVGFAGPVGFKGKIVVDRAAAAVKNAATGANETDQHFTGVNRGRDWDGDVHDIRLATDGDGCPACEGGTLKTYKGIEGGHIFVLGTKYSQEMGAQFSDDKQEKQTIVMGCYGIGVSRLVATSIEQNNDENGIKWPLSIAPYHVHLVTIGQDEPVLTEAKKLYDALRADGVDVLWDDRDERPGVKFKDADLLGMPFRVTIGAKALANGNVEMKPRSEPDPKKAELIPVADVARVLTDRIRAALA
- a CDS encoding arginase family protein, with product MTPLEELALLLRPAGGGLYLVSTGRAEQEAMQRRLYRAGSAAEVDARFRDNLARIATARAIVLGIPSDVGAGFRRGANLGPQAMRSALLDALPELPDRADELGVVDVGDVFVVPQLLHDEMLSEGQKAATRAALYPNVSEALPVSPLSIAERALDLVFSLNPNVAPVILGGDHSTAWPAVSALSRARKDRWGVVQPDAHTDLLEHRLGIKICFATWSWHINEIFGRDGRLVQVGTRASRHDRGHWESGLGVRQFWAEECLRDPAGSLDRLVAHLKEKKVSGVYFSNDIDGTDAKWADATGTPEPGGLEPDFVVELIRRLGSEVGLIGGDVMEVAPPLKEDDKTVQLAVRYLRETLGAICHASL
- a CDS encoding NAD-dependent epimerase/dehydratase family protein, whose amino-acid sequence is MKVIITGATGYVGSGVLAECLRHPDVTSVLCVDRRPNERHEAKLKQLVVRDFMDLAAVKGELVGYDACFYCAGVSSVGMSEEAYTKITHDMALHFAETVLALNPQMVLCHVSGMSTDGSEEGRVMWARVKGRAENALARLPFEAVYNFRPGIMKPDPDQGKVKALYRVLGALYPVLDVVAPRSVSTVADVGRAMIHCVQRGYPKTVLEVPDIREAARA